A window of Aeromicrobium sp. A1-2 contains these coding sequences:
- a CDS encoding serine/threonine-protein kinase — protein MDAGNGNLPAGYEFNRVLGAGGFGEVVLARHVRLNRLVAIKHIHGYYLNDEESLKRFEREAKLLARTSSPSVVRVYDLCRTEGNVHLVMEYAPGRPLSEILESGPMPAAEAIVVLRDVADALAAAARHGIVHRDVKPANVFVLPDGRAKLGDFGIARMANDPSIFRTAEGPAMGTPAYFPPELGQGLSEPDERSDAYSFAVMAFEMLTGARPFEGPDALSLITAHWRLEVPDPGSILSGFPVAATAILRVGLEKDPSSRSSPAELVLGLAGIRADRWPAVDTAQRARAPVGASDPTIRGAKPPGSAEAPPVLAAGRRPRRRLKMLLAGLAAAGVAITLAVLAMTSIGRSAPLVVEAVDLTVDPRSGESLCPAGAFTFDGSIRTNGEGGSVTFAWVRPDGKDVPAHTVAVEDGQRRLPVQLSFTVSGSQAFEGVAMLRVLEPGALSAEQKIRYTCPAS, from the coding sequence ATGGATGCCGGGAATGGAAACCTCCCCGCCGGCTACGAGTTCAACCGGGTCTTGGGCGCAGGAGGCTTCGGTGAAGTGGTGCTGGCCCGTCACGTGCGCCTCAACCGTCTGGTGGCGATCAAACACATCCACGGCTACTACCTCAATGACGAGGAGAGCCTCAAGCGGTTCGAACGGGAAGCGAAGCTCCTCGCCCGGACGAGCTCACCGTCGGTGGTGCGCGTGTACGACCTCTGCCGCACCGAGGGCAATGTTCACCTCGTCATGGAGTACGCGCCGGGGCGGCCGCTGTCGGAGATCTTGGAGTCCGGGCCGATGCCCGCGGCTGAGGCGATCGTCGTGCTCCGCGATGTCGCCGACGCGTTGGCAGCCGCCGCCAGACACGGGATCGTGCACCGGGACGTCAAACCGGCCAACGTCTTCGTGCTCCCCGACGGTCGGGCCAAGCTGGGTGACTTCGGGATCGCTCGGATGGCCAACGATCCTTCGATCTTCCGGACCGCAGAGGGCCCCGCCATGGGCACTCCGGCGTACTTCCCGCCGGAGCTCGGTCAAGGCCTTTCCGAGCCGGACGAGCGCTCCGACGCCTACAGCTTTGCCGTGATGGCGTTCGAGATGCTCACTGGCGCGCGGCCATTCGAGGGCCCGGATGCGCTTTCACTGATCACGGCCCACTGGCGACTCGAGGTCCCGGACCCCGGCTCGATCCTCTCGGGCTTTCCCGTGGCAGCGACAGCGATCCTGCGGGTCGGGCTCGAGAAGGACCCGAGCAGCAGATCATCGCCGGCCGAGCTCGTGCTCGGTCTCGCAGGTATCCGGGCCGACAGATGGCCGGCCGTGGACACCGCACAACGCGCACGTGCTCCAGTGGGAGCCAGCGATCCGACGATTCGTGGGGCCAAGCCGCCAGGATCAGCGGAAGCTCCCCCTGTGTTGGCTGCCGGCAGAAGGCCCCGCCGGCGCCTGAAGATGTTGCTGGCCGGCCTGGCTGCTGCGGGAGTCGCAATCACGTTGGCCGTGCTGGCGATGACATCGATCGGCAGGTCAGCGCCACTGGTGGTCGAGGCCGTGGACCTGACTGTGGATCCACGCTCGGGCGAGTCGCTGTGCCCGGCCGGCGCCTTCACCTTCGACGGCTCGATACGCACCAATGGCGAGGGCGGTTCGGTGACGTTCGCCTGGGTACGACCGGACGGCAAAGATGTTCCGGCCCACACCGTCGCGGTGGAGGACGGCCAACGCCGGCTCCCGGTGCAGCTGAGCTTCACGGTGTCCGGCTCCCAGGCCTTCGAGGGCGTGGCGATGCTCCGAGTGCTGGAACCCGGCGCGCTCAGCGCGGAACAGAAGATCCGCTACACCTGCCCGGCATCCTGA
- a CDS encoding serine/threonine-protein kinase, which produces MDGIADYRFVRPIGEGGHGAFYLAEPPPRLGITGDFVTVKILFGANNEENLRRATRELRAFASASSPFLVNLLDAGRQDDMFFYAMEHCALGSLRHPERALGRAEILRGVAQAARGAHALHEAGLVHRSISPANILLHSAGARLSDLGLVQTLQPTETMTGLGPVDAVEFMEPTLLSGGLATASTDIWSLAASLHWALAGVGIYGSMPGNDPLLAVRKVLTSHPVISDDVTGSEAELIAACLDPSADRRPASAQVLADALEAAA; this is translated from the coding sequence ATGGACGGCATCGCCGACTACCGTTTCGTCCGGCCCATCGGCGAAGGCGGTCACGGCGCGTTCTACCTGGCCGAGCCACCACCTCGGCTGGGGATCACCGGCGACTTCGTCACCGTGAAGATCCTGTTCGGCGCCAACAACGAGGAGAACCTCCGACGGGCGACGAGGGAGCTCCGAGCGTTCGCCAGCGCGTCGTCCCCATTCCTGGTGAACCTGCTGGACGCAGGCAGGCAGGACGACATGTTCTTCTACGCCATGGAGCATTGCGCGCTGGGTTCGCTCCGTCACCCCGAGCGCGCGCTCGGACGCGCGGAGATCTTGCGGGGCGTGGCCCAGGCCGCGCGCGGCGCACACGCCCTGCACGAAGCCGGGCTCGTGCACCGCAGCATCAGCCCGGCGAACATCCTGTTGCACTCGGCCGGTGCGCGGCTCTCCGACCTGGGGCTCGTCCAGACGCTTCAGCCGACTGAGACGATGACCGGGCTGGGGCCCGTCGATGCCGTCGAGTTCATGGAGCCGACGCTCCTGTCGGGCGGTTTGGCCACGGCAAGCACGGACATCTGGTCCCTTGCCGCGTCATTGCACTGGGCCCTGGCCGGCGTCGGGATCTACGGATCGATGCCAGGCAACGACCCCCTGCTGGCGGTACGCAAGGTGCTCACCTCGCATCCGGTGATCAGCGATGACGTCACGGGCTCGGAGGCCGAGCTGATCGCGGCCTGTCTTGATCCATCGGCCGATCGCCGACCCGCGTCGGCGCAGGTCCTGGCCGATGCGCTGGAGGCGGCTGCCTGA
- a CDS encoding cation:proton antiporter translates to MEPHTTAEIASVVLIDIAVIVTVARVMGLLFRRLGQPAVVAEILAALALGPSLLGTLPGNPTEVIFPQDVRPYLTVIATLGLVIFMFIVGLELDLGLIRGKGRTAATISISSVILPFATGAALALWLYGAHDEGGVEKLPFVLFIGASMSVTAFPVLARILTERGMQRTSVGVLALACAAVDDVLAWTMLAAVLAVVRASGTQDLVIMIVEALAFVATMLLIVKPMLRGLVRRRNAAGRLTPDLFAIVLVGVLVSSFLTDRIGIHAIFGAFLFGAIMPREGAAVLTQEILERVEQLTVLVLLPVFFITTGLDVNVGDLGVDGVIELGAVLLVACGGKFFGAALAARAVGVPGRRAGAVGVLMNARGLTELVILTIGKESGVLDDRLFTVMVLMAIITTVMTEPLLRLFYSDRLVAREIALAEREELGLSADYRVVTVVNESQPEQMVDLGVALLGDEASSQLVISRFDPPVHQVEVGSGLASELAAVAASFEHMQGLERRATASGASAVVRSQFSGAVSADLDTQVRAADADAVVISTTDADLAHDMLETADCAVILVIAAGREVAGSGPGPGGGPALSRQVALIPRTGPDGLAAVEQACRLASRLGSTIALQVGADRRDRHHASAIRDRLAKAGIPMSQSPESPELGRAERILVAGWSDWRRRGDDLTDTQGYEAVLLVRAALGDSGDSLTKLLDTKVQDA, encoded by the coding sequence ATGGAGCCGCACACGACCGCCGAGATCGCCTCTGTCGTCCTGATCGACATTGCCGTCATCGTGACCGTGGCCCGGGTCATGGGCCTGTTGTTCCGACGCCTGGGCCAACCGGCGGTCGTCGCCGAGATCCTGGCAGCGCTGGCGCTCGGCCCGTCACTCCTGGGGACGTTGCCGGGCAACCCCACCGAGGTGATCTTCCCCCAGGACGTGCGGCCCTATCTGACCGTCATCGCGACCCTCGGGCTCGTGATCTTCATGTTCATCGTGGGACTTGAGCTCGATCTCGGCCTGATCCGGGGCAAGGGTCGCACCGCCGCCACGATCTCGATCTCCTCGGTCATCCTTCCCTTCGCCACGGGGGCGGCCCTCGCGCTCTGGCTGTACGGAGCACACGACGAAGGAGGGGTGGAGAAGTTGCCCTTCGTGCTGTTCATCGGAGCATCGATGTCGGTGACGGCGTTTCCGGTCCTGGCCCGCATCCTGACCGAACGCGGGATGCAACGAACCTCGGTCGGTGTCCTCGCGCTGGCCTGCGCCGCCGTCGACGACGTGCTCGCCTGGACGATGCTCGCGGCTGTGCTCGCCGTGGTCCGGGCATCGGGAACTCAGGACCTCGTGATCATGATCGTGGAGGCTCTGGCTTTCGTCGCGACGATGCTGCTGATCGTCAAGCCGATGCTGCGGGGACTGGTCCGCCGTCGCAATGCGGCCGGCCGGCTGACGCCGGACCTCTTCGCGATCGTGCTGGTGGGCGTCCTGGTCTCGAGCTTTCTCACCGACCGGATCGGGATCCATGCGATCTTCGGCGCGTTCCTGTTCGGCGCGATCATGCCTCGCGAAGGCGCCGCCGTCCTCACCCAGGAGATCCTCGAACGCGTCGAACAGCTCACGGTCCTCGTGCTGTTGCCGGTCTTCTTCATCACCACGGGACTCGACGTCAACGTGGGCGATCTCGGCGTGGACGGTGTGATCGAGCTCGGTGCCGTACTTCTCGTCGCCTGCGGCGGAAAGTTCTTCGGTGCGGCCCTCGCCGCGCGGGCGGTGGGGGTTCCCGGCCGGCGAGCGGGCGCGGTCGGCGTCCTGATGAATGCCCGCGGCCTCACCGAGCTTGTCATCCTGACGATCGGCAAGGAGTCCGGCGTCCTGGATGACCGGCTGTTCACCGTCATGGTTCTCATGGCAATCATCACAACCGTGATGACTGAGCCATTGCTACGCCTGTTCTACTCGGACCGGCTGGTCGCACGCGAGATCGCTCTGGCCGAACGAGAGGAGCTGGGGCTCTCGGCCGACTATCGGGTCGTCACGGTCGTCAACGAGTCGCAGCCCGAACAGATGGTCGACCTCGGTGTGGCGCTCCTCGGCGATGAGGCAAGCAGCCAGCTCGTGATCAGTCGGTTCGATCCGCCGGTCCACCAGGTCGAGGTGGGGTCGGGCCTGGCGTCAGAGCTGGCTGCCGTCGCCGCCTCCTTCGAGCACATGCAGGGTCTGGAACGTCGCGCCACCGCCTCGGGGGCCTCGGCCGTGGTCCGGTCACAGTTCTCCGGCGCTGTGTCCGCCGATCTCGACACCCAGGTACGAGCAGCAGACGCCGACGCCGTCGTGATCAGCACCACCGATGCAGATCTGGCCCACGACATGCTCGAGACCGCCGACTGCGCCGTGATCCTTGTCATCGCCGCTGGGCGAGAGGTGGCCGGGTCAGGGCCCGGCCCGGGCGGCGGCCCGGCGTTATCCAGGCAGGTGGCACTCATCCCGCGCACCGGGCCGGACGGGTTGGCCGCCGTCGAGCAGGCCTGCCGGCTCGCCTCACGGCTCGGCTCGACCATCGCCCTGCAGGTCGGGGCCGACCGTCGCGACCGGCATCACGCGAGCGCGATTCGGGACAGGCTCGCCAAGGCAGGCATCCCCATGTCCCAGAGCCCCGAGTCGCCCGAGCTAGGCCGGGCCGAGCGCATCCTCGTCGCGGGATGGTCCGACTGGCGGCGCCGTGGAGACGATCTCACTGATACGCAGGGCTATGAAGCGGTCCTTCTTGTCCGTGCCGCGCTTGGCGACAGCGGTGACAGCCTCACGAAGCTGCTCGACACGAAGGTCCAGGACGCCTAG